The Streptomyces sp. NBC_01775 genome includes a region encoding these proteins:
- a CDS encoding PH domain-containing protein: MTNSPQLPALPVTFRPTRTRVVLLAVGAAVFVVITAVSFLLDLGGGERASFIFTAALFLAVLMLLSRPHVSADEDGVTVVNLTTKRRLEWAEVLGVHLRSGDPWVSLDLADGTSMAAMGIQPGIAKQHAVADARALRALVERRGTGEGTPDTPAGDGPGR; the protein is encoded by the coding sequence ATGACCAACAGCCCCCAACTCCCCGCCCTGCCCGTCACCTTCCGGCCCACCCGCACCCGCGTGGTGCTGCTGGCCGTGGGGGCCGCGGTGTTCGTCGTCATCACCGCCGTCTCGTTCCTGCTGGACCTCGGTGGCGGGGAGCGGGCGAGCTTCATCTTCACCGCGGCGCTCTTCCTGGCCGTGCTGATGCTCCTCAGCCGACCCCATGTCAGCGCGGACGAGGACGGTGTGACGGTCGTCAACCTCACGACCAAGCGCCGCCTCGAATGGGCGGAAGTCCTCGGCGTCCACCTGCGCTCCGGCGATCCGTGGGTCTCCCTCGACCTGGCCGACGGCACCAGCATGGCCGCGATGGGCATCCAGCCGGGCATCGCCAAGCAACACGCCGTCGCCGACGCGCGCGCCCTGCGTGCCCTGGTCGAGCGGCGCGGCACGGGAGAGGGCACCCCGGACACCCCCGCGGGCGACGGCCCCGGACGCTGA
- a CDS encoding hemolysin family protein, translated as MTLPLALLAVAFLLILANGFFVAAEFGLVTVEKPEAERAAAQGDRHARAVVRALRELSFQLSGTQLGITLTSLVTGMLAEPALARLLDGPLTAAGLPPGGVGGVSVVIGMLIASAAQMVIGELVPKNWAVSRPLAVARFVARPQHLFSRLFRPVITLLNAAANRIVRLFGVQPAEELASARTPGELVSLARHSARAGALEQDTADLFVRTLALGGLTAQHVMTPRVRVSALQALATAEDVLNLTRATGFSRFPVYQDTLDEVTGMVHLKDALAVPGHRRLHTPAARIAVRPLLVPQTLPVQPLLERLRSEQPIAVVVDEYGGTAGVVTLEDIVEEIVGEVRDEHDGQLYDELPALAPAPPDPEGRPAWEADGGCRVGALRTLGLQVPEGPYETVAGLVADLLGRIPVPGDTACLRAPDATAEGATREWQLRVRHVAHHRAERVRIVAGTRTQAEAAAR; from the coding sequence ATGACCCTCCCGCTCGCGTTGCTGGCCGTCGCCTTCTTGCTCATCCTCGCCAACGGCTTCTTCGTGGCGGCGGAGTTCGGCCTCGTCACCGTGGAGAAGCCCGAGGCCGAACGGGCTGCGGCCCAGGGCGACCGGCACGCCCGCGCCGTCGTTCGCGCCCTGCGCGAGCTGTCCTTCCAGCTCTCCGGAACCCAGCTCGGCATCACCCTCACCTCCCTGGTCACCGGCATGCTCGCGGAACCGGCGCTCGCCCGGCTCCTGGACGGCCCGCTGACGGCCGCCGGATTGCCGCCCGGCGGGGTCGGGGGCGTCTCCGTCGTCATCGGCATGCTCATCGCCTCGGCCGCCCAGATGGTCATCGGCGAGCTGGTCCCCAAGAACTGGGCGGTCTCCCGGCCGCTGGCGGTGGCCCGCTTCGTGGCCCGTCCCCAGCACCTCTTCTCCCGCCTCTTCCGGCCCGTCATCACGCTGCTGAACGCGGCGGCCAACCGGATCGTCCGCCTCTTCGGCGTCCAGCCGGCCGAGGAGCTGGCCTCGGCCCGCACCCCCGGCGAACTCGTCTCCCTCGCCCGCCACTCGGCCCGCGCCGGAGCCCTCGAACAGGACACCGCCGACCTTTTCGTGCGCACCCTCGCCCTGGGCGGCCTGACGGCGCAGCACGTGATGACGCCCCGCGTACGGGTCAGCGCGCTCCAGGCGCTCGCCACGGCCGAGGACGTCCTCAACCTCACCCGCGCCACCGGATTCTCCCGCTTCCCCGTCTACCAGGACACGCTGGACGAGGTGACCGGGATGGTGCACCTCAAGGACGCCCTCGCCGTTCCCGGACACCGCCGGCTGCACACCCCTGCGGCCCGTATCGCCGTCCGGCCGCTGCTGGTGCCCCAGACCCTCCCCGTCCAGCCCCTGCTGGAGCGGCTGCGCAGCGAGCAGCCCATCGCCGTCGTCGTCGACGAGTACGGCGGCACGGCAGGGGTGGTCACCCTGGAGGACATCGTCGAGGAGATCGTCGGCGAGGTCAGGGACGAGCACGACGGGCAGCTCTACGACGAACTGCCCGCGCTGGCCCCCGCGCCGCCCGACCCCGAGGGCCGCCCCGCGTGGGAGGCCGACGGAGGCTGCCGGGTGGGCGCCTTGCGCACCCTCGGCCTCCAGGTGCCCGAGGGCCCCTACGAGACCGTGGCAGGACTGGTGGCCGATCTGCTCGGGCGCATCCCCGTTCCCGGCGACACCGCGTGTCTGCGGGCCCCCGACGCCACCGCCGAAGGGGCCACGCGGGAGTGGCAGTTGCGGGTGCGGCACGTCGCCCACCACCGCGCCGAGCGCGTCCGCATCGTCGCCGGGACACGGACACAGGCGGAGGCCGCGGCACGATGA